The Nitrosospira lacus genome window below encodes:
- a CDS encoding ATP-binding cassette domain-containing protein, with protein sequence MTHPSAAALTAHVLHKRFLIKESGQTIHAVADITLAIQAGTLTALVGPDGAGKTTLLRMMAGLMKPDEGQLHVLGIDVAANPQAIQDRISYMPQRFGLYEDLSVQENLDLYADLHGVPQAMRLKRYARLLEMTNLARFTARLAGQLSGGMKQKLGLACTLVRLPELLLLDEPTVGVDPLSRRELWEIVQQMIDDEQLTVLVSTAYLDEAERCARVFVLHEGKLVAQGSPAEIRHHARSLCFIVTPPQGQPPRFLQTRLLDNTENIIDAVPQGGAVRFIRRPGGDQRHLDALLGGAPVTAVEERLEDGFMMLLHKQYVAEPRETIALKAAVRLKAVEVESLDKGKDHAGDVIIEVRDLVRRFGDFTAVDNISFSIRRGEIFGVLGPNGAGKTTTFRMLCGLLPASSGFLRVAGVDLRHARAIARRKIGYVSQKFALYGDLSVMENLEFFGSAYGLSGERLRERIAVVMRQFDLQDKEKSPSGQLPGGYKQRLAMAVGLLHEPDILFLDEPTSGTDPQRRREFWRRITALSEVGTTIIITTHFMEEAEYCDRIVIQDAGKLLALGTPQEVRTQAGGKDSRLNMEEAFISIVEQGRQRDNETAAMEIRP encoded by the coding sequence GTGACGCATCCATCTGCGGCGGCACTGACCGCGCATGTCCTCCATAAGCGATTTCTGATCAAGGAATCCGGCCAGACGATTCACGCAGTCGCCGACATCACGCTGGCCATACAGGCAGGCACGCTTACAGCGCTGGTGGGTCCCGATGGCGCGGGTAAAACCACTTTGTTGCGGATGATGGCCGGATTGATGAAACCTGATGAAGGGCAACTTCACGTGTTGGGTATTGATGTCGCGGCCAACCCGCAGGCGATTCAGGATCGCATCAGTTATATGCCGCAGCGCTTCGGCCTGTATGAAGACCTCAGCGTGCAGGAGAATCTCGATCTCTACGCCGATCTGCATGGCGTGCCACAAGCCATGCGCCTGAAACGCTACGCACGGCTGCTGGAAATGACCAATCTGGCGCGCTTCACCGCGCGTCTTGCGGGCCAGCTGTCCGGGGGGATGAAGCAAAAATTGGGGCTGGCCTGCACATTGGTGCGTTTGCCGGAGCTCCTGCTACTGGATGAGCCAACGGTGGGCGTGGACCCGCTGTCACGCCGGGAGTTATGGGAAATCGTTCAGCAAATGATTGACGACGAGCAACTGACTGTCCTGGTCAGTACCGCCTACCTTGATGAAGCGGAACGCTGCGCCCGAGTATTCGTGTTGCATGAAGGCAAACTCGTGGCTCAGGGAAGCCCGGCGGAAATCCGCCATCATGCCCGCAGCCTATGTTTTATCGTCACGCCGCCGCAAGGTCAGCCACCGCGTTTTTTGCAGACACGCTTGCTGGACAATACTGAAAACATCATTGATGCAGTTCCGCAGGGGGGAGCCGTACGTTTCATTCGGCGCCCAGGGGGCGATCAGCGGCATCTTGATGCCTTGCTTGGCGGGGCTCCGGTTACGGCCGTCGAGGAACGCCTGGAAGACGGGTTTATGATGCTGCTGCACAAACAGTACGTTGCTGAGCCGAGGGAGACTATTGCGCTGAAGGCTGCCGTGCGGCTGAAAGCGGTTGAAGTCGAAAGCCTGGACAAAGGTAAAGATCATGCCGGTGATGTGATTATCGAGGTGCGCGACCTGGTGCGCAGGTTTGGTGATTTTACCGCGGTGGACAATATCTCGTTTTCGATCCGGCGCGGGGAGATCTTCGGTGTGCTGGGGCCGAATGGTGCGGGCAAGACGACGACCTTTCGCATGCTTTGCGGCCTTTTGCCGGCCAGCAGCGGTTTCCTTCGGGTGGCCGGCGTCGATCTGCGGCATGCGCGTGCGATCGCGCGTCGCAAGATCGGCTACGTATCGCAGAAATTTGCGCTCTATGGTGATCTTAGCGTGATGGAAAACCTGGAGTTCTTCGGCAGTGCCTATGGTTTGAGCGGAGAGCGCTTGCGCGAGCGTATCGCCGTTGTCATGCGACAGTTTGACTTGCAGGATAAAGAAAAGTCACCCAGCGGGCAGTTGCCCGGTGGTTATAAGCAGCGCCTCGCGATGGCAGTGGGGTTGCTGCATGAACCTGATATTCTGTTCCTGGACGAACCTACCAGTGGAACCGATCCGCAGAGGCGCCGCGAATTCTGGCGGCGCATTACCGCGTTATCAGAGGTAGGAACAACTATCATCATTACGACGCATTTCATGGAAGAAGCCGAGTATTGCGACCGTATCGTTATCCAGGATGCCGGGAAGCTGCTGGCACTCGGCACACCGCAGGAGGTCCGGACGCAAGCGGGCGGAAAAGACAGCCGGTTGAACATGGAAGAGGCGTTTATCAGCATCGTCGAGCAAGGCCGCCAGAGAGACAACGAAACCGCCGCAATGGAAATCAGGCCATGA
- a CDS encoding ABC transporter permease yields the protein MHDFLHRIASLCRKELLAIFKDPANRVILVFPSLIESFLFGYAATYDLVDIPYALLDQDRGAISTGLVARLDGTGIFHRVATLQTPDDIARVIDSQQALIVIQIGPRFEQQLNAGESAPIQLILDARNSNTAGSAAAYLGLVIESYNTILRGGAGPPLTVEWRAWYNPNLETRWNLLPGLIASLSMLQMMMLSALSVARERENGTFDQLLVTPYSPIEIMIGKAIPTIMIGMVQSTIVLSVSLFWFKIPMAGSLLALYAGLGLFAIASVGMGLAISAVSANMQQAMLYTFVLIMPLILLSGLATPVRNMPEFLQIATLANPLRFAIDLVQRIYLEGVGLFTLIHDLIPLLIISAITLPLAAWLFRNRLL from the coding sequence ATGCACGATTTTCTGCACCGCATTGCCAGCCTGTGCCGTAAAGAGCTGCTTGCCATTTTCAAGGATCCTGCCAACCGCGTCATACTCGTTTTTCCATCCCTGATAGAAAGTTTTCTGTTTGGTTATGCCGCAACCTATGATCTGGTGGATATACCCTATGCATTGCTCGACCAGGACCGCGGAGCCATCTCGACCGGACTGGTTGCGCGTTTGGACGGCACGGGTATATTTCATCGTGTCGCGACCCTGCAAACACCCGACGATATTGCGCGGGTAATCGACTCGCAGCAAGCGTTGATCGTGATCCAGATCGGCCCGCGGTTCGAGCAGCAGCTGAATGCGGGCGAATCTGCGCCGATACAACTGATACTCGATGCGCGCAATTCCAATACGGCCGGTTCTGCCGCCGCTTACCTCGGGCTTGTCATCGAGTCATATAACACGATACTGCGCGGCGGTGCCGGGCCGCCGCTCACCGTCGAGTGGCGCGCCTGGTACAACCCCAACCTGGAGACACGGTGGAACCTGTTGCCTGGCTTGATCGCATCCCTCAGCATGCTCCAGATGATGATGCTGTCCGCATTGTCCGTCGCCCGCGAACGTGAAAATGGTACGTTTGACCAATTGCTGGTGACGCCGTACTCGCCCATCGAGATCATGATCGGCAAGGCTATCCCGACCATCATGATCGGTATGGTGCAATCCACTATCGTGCTGTCGGTGTCGCTGTTCTGGTTCAAAATACCGATGGCCGGTTCGTTGCTGGCGCTCTATGCCGGGCTGGGGTTGTTCGCCATTGCGAGCGTCGGTATGGGGCTGGCGATCTCGGCGGTTTCGGCAAACATGCAGCAGGCCATGCTCTATACATTCGTACTGATCATGCCGCTGATTTTGCTCTCCGGGCTGGCCACGCCGGTGCGCAATATGCCTGAATTCCTCCAGATCGCCACGCTGGCCAACCCGTTGCGCTTCGCTATCGACCTGGTGCAACGTATTTATCTGGAGGGGGTAGGCTTGTTTACTCTCATTCACGATCTGATTCCCCTGCTGATCATTTCAGCTATTACGCTGCCACTGGCTGCCTGGCTGTTTCGCAATCGTCTTTTATGA
- a CDS encoding universal stress protein, producing the protein MEGNIKKILAATDLSDYSLRATTRAAMLCADLKCDTVDLLTVKEAGLPEALGLVLKSTPAAVESILVERSLRELQLISDQLHDNYGIHCTTTVRFGQPEKEIIARADELSADLTVIGMRGRNFFTDLFIGNTADKLARMTKIPLLVVKNQATRAYRNVLVPVDFSENSRCAARMALKIAPDAHVIFLHVFDVVIEEQMRYMNVPADTISQYDIKAHEDARRDLNQFIADLQIENHSHSRTVIFGNPGHIVCDYARTMEPDLIVLGKHGRSRFEEFLLGSVTRHAIDQTSCDILVVTARPGSIE; encoded by the coding sequence ATGGAGGGTAACATTAAAAAAATTCTTGCCGCAACCGATCTTTCCGACTATTCCCTCCGCGCCACGACACGCGCCGCCATGTTATGTGCTGATCTGAAGTGCGATACGGTCGATCTGCTGACCGTAAAGGAGGCCGGGTTGCCCGAGGCGCTCGGCCTTGTGCTGAAAAGCACACCGGCAGCGGTAGAGTCCATACTGGTAGAACGTAGCCTGCGCGAATTGCAGCTCATCTCGGACCAGTTGCACGACAATTATGGGATTCACTGCACGACTACCGTCAGATTCGGGCAACCCGAGAAAGAAATCATTGCCCGTGCGGATGAGTTGTCCGCTGATTTGACGGTTATAGGCATGCGCGGGCGCAACTTTTTTACTGATCTGTTTATCGGTAATACTGCCGATAAATTGGCGCGCATGACCAAGATTCCTTTGCTGGTGGTAAAGAATCAGGCCACGCGTGCCTACCGCAACGTATTGGTTCCGGTCGATTTCTCCGAAAACTCGAGATGTGCCGCACGGATGGCGCTGAAAATCGCACCCGATGCTCATGTGATCTTTTTGCATGTATTTGATGTGGTGATCGAAGAGCAAATGCGATATATGAATGTTCCGGCGGATACGATCAGCCAATATGATATCAAGGCGCACGAAGATGCCAGGCGCGATTTGAATCAATTTATAGCCGATCTCCAGATCGAAAACCATTCACACTCCCGCACGGTGATTTTTGGTAATCCCGGGCACATCGTGTGTGACTATGCCAGGACGATGGAGCCGGATCTGATCGTGCTGGGAAAACATGGGCGATCCCGGTTCGAGGAATTCTTGCTTGGCAGCGTCACGCGGCATGCGATTGATCAGACTTCTTGCGATATCTTGGTGGTCACGGCTCGGCCGGGAAGTATCGAATAG
- a CDS encoding potassium channel family protein, whose amino-acid sequence MKHTYTVVGLGVFGSTIALELSRLGHDVMGIDLNPNLVNDIADKITQAVIADARDEKILRDLGVHECDGVVVAIGEDIEANILATLIAKGMTRPKVWAKALNPNHHKILEKLGCDHIVHPEHEMGLRLARSMTYPEVMDYISLGNDQFTVEVRASERLAGHNMDALHLRENDLQCLLIKHANQLMAPPPSGYEFKLNDKILLLGTLGNLRKITKYL is encoded by the coding sequence ATGAAGCATACCTATACCGTCGTTGGACTCGGTGTTTTTGGGTCCACCATTGCCCTTGAGCTTTCGCGCCTGGGCCATGATGTTATGGGCATCGATCTCAATCCCAATCTCGTCAACGATATCGCCGACAAAATTACACAGGCTGTGATAGCCGACGCGCGCGATGAGAAAATATTGCGCGATCTCGGCGTGCACGAATGCGATGGCGTTGTCGTTGCGATCGGAGAAGATATCGAAGCCAACATTCTCGCCACGCTAATTGCCAAAGGAATGACGAGGCCCAAGGTATGGGCGAAGGCACTCAATCCCAACCATCATAAAATTCTCGAAAAACTCGGTTGCGATCATATCGTGCACCCGGAGCATGAAATGGGTTTACGTCTTGCACGTAGCATGACCTACCCGGAAGTCATGGATTACATCAGTCTCGGCAATGATCAGTTTACCGTCGAGGTACGCGCATCGGAAAGGCTTGCGGGACATAACATGGACGCATTGCACCTGCGGGAGAATGACCTTCAGTGTTTGCTGATCAAACATGCGAACCAACTGATGGCACCGCCGCCATCTGGCTATGAATTCAAGCTTAACGACAAGATTCTGTTGCTGGGCACCCTCGGCAATTTGCGCAAGATCACCAAGTATCTATGA
- a CDS encoding NAD(P)/FAD-dependent oxidoreductase, which produces MERAYDVVVIGAGPAGCAAARTLSRAGLSIGLFDKAVFPRDKTCGDALIPDALHALKKLGLAQRVAQISYSVHGMRLISCDGTEVVIRAHGACMQRLKLDELLLDGAIETGVKFLPGHDFCAVFDENEKLYRVEFNKGGEIVSAHAPWVLLATGAHPAPIKRAGLLLNAECRSFAVRQYVRNEPLAKKFNELIFVFDTTVRGGYGWIFPGPDAVFNIGIGFFGSAHKHTNPRRDYERFIAKLPLAQELMRDGEIVSPLRGAPLRTGLSGTRFADGGLLGIGECVGTTFPLTGEGIGKAMETGILAAEAIIGKCQLGRAAVAQTYKRSMDVLQPKFAVYRKAEFLFNWPYLTNRLVRHTRRNETTRGKVEGLFNETTDPAFLLTLPGWMKILFH; this is translated from the coding sequence ATGGAAAGGGCCTATGATGTCGTTGTCATTGGCGCGGGTCCCGCGGGCTGTGCGGCTGCGCGCACTTTGTCCAGAGCCGGCTTGTCGATTGGCCTGTTCGACAAAGCTGTATTTCCCCGTGATAAAACCTGCGGGGATGCACTCATTCCCGATGCGCTTCATGCCCTGAAAAAACTGGGCCTGGCCCAACGCGTAGCCCAGATTTCCTATTCCGTTCACGGCATGCGTCTGATCAGCTGCGACGGCACCGAGGTTGTGATCCGCGCGCATGGCGCGTGCATGCAGCGTTTGAAGCTGGATGAGTTGTTGCTGGATGGCGCCATCGAAACCGGCGTCAAATTTTTACCCGGACATGATTTCTGCGCTGTTTTTGATGAGAACGAGAAACTTTATCGGGTCGAATTCAATAAGGGCGGCGAAATCGTTTCCGCTCATGCGCCGTGGGTGCTGCTGGCAACAGGTGCCCATCCCGCGCCGATCAAACGCGCCGGTTTGTTGTTGAACGCCGAGTGCAGAAGTTTCGCCGTTCGCCAGTATGTGCGTAATGAACCTCTGGCAAAAAAATTCAATGAACTGATATTTGTCTTCGATACTACTGTCAGAGGTGGTTATGGCTGGATTTTTCCAGGTCCGGATGCGGTATTCAATATCGGAATAGGGTTCTTCGGCTCCGCGCATAAGCACACTAATCCTCGCCGCGATTACGAACGCTTTATTGCCAAACTGCCACTTGCACAAGAATTGATGCGCGATGGCGAGATCGTCAGCCCCCTCAGGGGTGCGCCACTTCGCACGGGGCTGTCGGGAACACGCTTTGCCGATGGCGGTCTGCTGGGCATAGGAGAATGCGTCGGCACGACGTTTCCCCTTACCGGCGAGGGTATCGGTAAAGCGATGGAAACGGGCATTCTTGCGGCGGAAGCCATTATCGGGAAATGCCAACTGGGCCGTGCTGCGGTGGCACAAACCTATAAACGAAGCATGGACGTCCTGCAGCCCAAGTTCGCAGTCTACCGTAAAGCCGAATTCCTGTTTAACTGGCCTTATTTGACCAACCGGTTGGTAAGGCATACACGCAGAAACGAAACGACCCGCGGCAAGGTGGAAGGATTGTTTAACGAAACGACCGATCCCGCTTTTTTATTAACATTGCCCGGATGGATGAAAATTTTATTTCACTAA
- a CDS encoding ABC transporter permease, which translates to MSEKTGAGQSDKKGGKGYKGFWLRLISLTRKEIRQLLRDRSNLAIGIGLPMVLILIFGYGLSLDVKNAPIAVVLEDPSPLAADVIAGLELSAYISPVIVTSMREAERLMLAREIDGIVRIPSDFSRRLTAGNAQVQLLVHGSEASRALIIRSYVSGAVGQWMQRQSDRGAVADTVGPGMVTVIERMWFNAANTSTWYLVPGLIVLIMTLVGAFLTAMVMAREWERGTLEALFVSPVRPWEILLAKIIPYFLVGMLGLVLCLLAAHFLFQVPRYGSLVILLISSMLYLLVALGLGLVISSMTKNQFLASQVALLASFMPALMLSGFLFDLRNVPLVIRLVGHALPATYFMELIRTLFLAGNVWPLIFKNCAILAGYAVLLLGLARFVTRKKLD; encoded by the coding sequence ATGAGCGAAAAAACGGGAGCAGGCCAGTCAGACAAGAAAGGCGGCAAGGGATACAAAGGTTTCTGGCTGCGCCTGATCTCATTGACCCGCAAGGAAATCCGCCAGTTGCTGCGTGACAGGAGCAATCTTGCCATTGGTATCGGCCTGCCGATGGTATTGATCCTGATTTTCGGCTATGGCCTCTCGCTCGATGTCAAGAATGCGCCCATAGCGGTGGTGCTGGAAGATCCTTCGCCCTTGGCGGCCGATGTGATCGCGGGCCTCGAGCTTTCGGCGTATATCTCTCCTGTGATAGTCACTTCGATGCGCGAGGCCGAGCGCCTGATGCTGGCACGCGAGATAGATGGCATCGTGCGGATACCCAGTGATTTTTCCCGCCGCCTGACAGCGGGCAATGCACAGGTGCAACTTCTGGTGCATGGTTCCGAGGCCAGCCGCGCCCTCATTATCCGCAGCTATGTCAGCGGCGCCGTGGGTCAGTGGATGCAGCGTCAGTCAGACCGCGGAGCGGTGGCGGACACTGTCGGCCCAGGTATGGTTACGGTGATTGAACGCATGTGGTTCAACGCCGCCAATACCAGTACCTGGTATCTGGTGCCGGGGTTGATCGTGCTGATCATGACCCTGGTCGGCGCCTTCCTGACCGCAATGGTCATGGCGCGGGAGTGGGAACGCGGTACCCTTGAAGCATTGTTCGTTTCACCGGTGCGGCCCTGGGAGATTCTGCTGGCAAAAATTATTCCGTATTTCCTGGTGGGCATGCTGGGTCTGGTGCTGTGTCTGCTCGCCGCGCACTTTCTCTTCCAGGTGCCGAGGTACGGCTCGCTGGTGATACTGCTGATCAGCTCGATGCTCTATCTGTTAGTAGCGCTGGGTCTCGGACTGGTAATTTCTTCAATGACCAAAAACCAGTTCCTGGCTAGCCAGGTCGCACTGCTTGCGAGTTTCATGCCGGCGCTGATGCTCTCGGGTTTCCTGTTCGACCTGCGCAACGTACCCCTGGTTATTCGGCTTGTCGGCCACGCACTGCCGGCCACCTACTTCATGGAGCTGATCAGGACGCTGTTTCTGGCAGGCAACGTGTGGCCCCTGATTTTCAAGAACTGTGCGATTCTCGCCGGCTATGCCGTACTGCTGCTGGGACTGGCGCGGTTCGTTACCCGCAAGAAACTGGACTGA
- a CDS encoding HlyD family efflux transporter periplasmic adaptor subunit: MPQIAHPPMNKGLIIIAAAFVIAVTVLAGWSLVRQQDNPNTLELFGNVDIRQVSLAFNGSERVAEMRVQEGDRVEAGQVLATLDTRTLALQIAQAQAQIDVQEQVLLRLKNGTRPEEVDQARADVASAQADADLAAQQLKRLLDVEKTADKAISQQDLDSARSRRQVAEAQLKNRKKALRLAVIGPREEDIAQAEAQLDVSKAELALLRHQISLAELKAPMNAIVRSRLLEPGDMASPQRPVYALAITDPKWVRAYVTEVDLGRIKPGMSARVTTDSHPDQPIRGHVGYISSVAEFTPKIVQTEELRTSLVYEVRIFVDDAEDRLRLGMPATVRISLDNHRDAPGAAQ, translated from the coding sequence ATGCCGCAAATTGCGCATCCACCCATGAATAAAGGATTGATCATCATTGCCGCCGCATTTGTCATCGCCGTTACGGTGCTGGCGGGATGGTCTCTCGTGCGCCAGCAGGATAATCCAAATACATTGGAGCTTTTCGGCAATGTTGACATTCGCCAGGTTTCGCTGGCTTTCAATGGCAGTGAACGGGTTGCTGAAATGCGCGTGCAGGAAGGCGACCGGGTCGAGGCAGGACAAGTGCTGGCGACGCTCGATACACGTACCCTGGCACTACAAATCGCGCAGGCCCAGGCGCAGATTGATGTGCAGGAGCAGGTTTTGTTGCGGCTGAAGAACGGCACGCGCCCCGAAGAGGTGGATCAGGCCAGAGCTGACGTCGCTTCCGCCCAGGCTGACGCGGATCTTGCTGCGCAACAGCTTAAGCGCCTGCTGGATGTGGAAAAAACCGCTGATAAGGCGATCAGCCAACAGGATCTGGACAGTGCGCGCTCACGCCGCCAAGTCGCAGAGGCACAGCTTAAAAATCGTAAAAAAGCGCTGAGACTGGCGGTGATCGGTCCGCGGGAGGAAGACATCGCGCAGGCCGAGGCGCAACTGGATGTTTCCAAAGCTGAGCTGGCTTTGCTCAGGCACCAGATCAGCCTGGCCGAGTTGAAGGCGCCCATGAATGCCATTGTGCGCTCACGCCTGCTGGAGCCGGGAGATATGGCTTCGCCGCAACGGCCGGTCTATGCGCTGGCTATTACCGATCCGAAATGGGTCCGCGCGTATGTCACCGAAGTCGATCTGGGACGGATCAAGCCGGGCATGAGCGCACGCGTGACGACTGACAGCCATCCGGATCAGCCCATTCGGGGCCATGTCGGCTACATTTCTTCGGTGGCGGAGTTCACCCCGAAAATAGTGCAGACGGAAGAACTGCGTACCAGCCTGGTCTATGAAGTCCGTATCTTCGTTGACGATGCGGAAGATCGTCTGCGCCTGGGCATGCCCGCCACCGTTCGCATATCCCTGGATAATCATCGTGACGCCCCCGGGGCGGCACAGTGA
- a CDS encoding esterase-like activity of phytase family protein has protein sequence MKTILDPPRGSKDPVAIKVILNRGSKLESKWSAAGSGMILAVVLAASCAAPVQANGYAADFSLVYIGQQIVPNKTSFLGTTVGGLSSLDYNPLTNRYLAISDDRSKTSPARFYELSLDLARFQRSPTPGMAGVTFHAVTTIRRPGGDAFTRNSVDPEGLRFDITRNKIYWSNEGHRGIFDFQNPTVREMNPDGSHSRDFEVPARYYPSGSNMGLFPGDKGIYNNLAFESLAISVDGDTLYTATENGLIQDSPPSNIFTGSRARILAFDIASGKPGAEYIYDVGPIVFAPASFIGFATNGLTDFIAIGDRQFITIERSFTRGAAMPGNASTGYTVRLYYADARNATDISGMESIAGRSIQSVKKILLLDLSDLKNTDGSTLAVGNIEGITLGPSFNDKRTLVLVADNNFTRNQLTQFIALEINHFQIH, from the coding sequence ATGAAAACAATCTTGGATCCACCCCGTGGCAGCAAAGATCCAGTGGCAATAAAAGTCATTCTAAATCGAGGATCCAAACTGGAAAGCAAGTGGTCCGCCGCCGGGTCCGGGATGATTCTTGCCGTTGTGCTCGCTGCAAGCTGTGCCGCTCCCGTTCAAGCGAATGGCTACGCCGCCGATTTCAGTTTGGTCTATATCGGCCAGCAAATCGTACCCAACAAGACAAGCTTTCTTGGCACCACCGTCGGCGGCTTGTCCTCCTTGGATTATAACCCCCTTACCAATCGTTACCTGGCTATCAGTGATGACCGGAGCAAGACCAGTCCGGCGCGCTTCTATGAACTGTCTCTCGATCTTGCCCGGTTTCAGCGTTCCCCCACGCCAGGCATGGCTGGCGTGACATTCCACGCCGTGACCACCATTCGGCGGCCCGGTGGCGATGCGTTCACACGCAACTCGGTGGACCCGGAAGGCCTGCGTTTCGATATCACGCGCAATAAAATTTACTGGAGCAATGAGGGACACCGCGGCATTTTCGATTTCCAGAACCCTACGGTGCGCGAAATGAATCCCGATGGCAGCCATAGCCGCGATTTCGAAGTACCCGCTCGCTACTACCCGAGCGGCTCCAATATGGGCCTGTTTCCGGGCGACAAGGGCATTTACAACAATCTCGCATTCGAAAGCCTGGCGATATCGGTCGACGGCGATACCTTATACACCGCCACCGAAAACGGCTTGATCCAGGACTCTCCACCCTCCAATATTTTTACGGGTTCACGTGCCCGCATTCTCGCCTTCGACATCGCCAGCGGAAAACCGGGTGCCGAATATATTTATGATGTCGGACCCATAGTCTTCGCTCCGGCGTCCTTCATTGGTTTTGCCACCAACGGGCTGACCGACTTTATTGCCATTGGGGACCGCCAATTCATCACTATCGAGCGCTCATTCACACGCGGCGCAGCCATGCCGGGCAACGCCTCGACCGGCTACACCGTTCGGCTTTATTATGCCGATGCACGCAACGCCACCGATATTTCAGGGATGGAATCCATCGCGGGCAGAAGCATCCAATCCGTGAAAAAAATCTTGCTGCTGGATTTGTCGGATCTGAAAAATACGGATGGCTCGACGCTTGCGGTGGGTAATATCGAAGGTATTACCCTGGGTCCGAGCTTCAACGACAAGCGTACTCTTGTACTCGTAGCGGACAATAACTTCACCCGGAATCAGCTTACGCAATTCATAGCATTGGAAATCAATCACTTCCAGATCCATTGA
- a CDS encoding TrkH family potassium uptake protein has translation MFQSIKKWILGLTPPQALALSYLGLSLIGTLLLKLPGASHQPVSWMQALFTAVSASTVTGLVVVDTGTYFTLFGHWILLILMQCGGLGLMTFGIIVIHLTRGQLALKHRAALRETFNHTGQGDVRRIMLWAIGFTAIMELLGTVFLALQWVPEMGWGKGLFYSFFHTLAAFNNAGFALAADSLTTYADNPLVNSVISLLFISGGIGFVVIADIIDNKRFRHFALHTKLMLVGTLVINLVAMTVILVLEYGNPATLAALPDWGAKLWTSWFQAVTPRSAGFNTLDTGALFPSTAFFIMGLMFIGGGSGSTAGGIKLSTFIVVLLATWAFLRGQERPVVFGRGIQLDIIRKSLAIIVISLLCVSTGIFLLTVTEGGNFLDVAFEAVSAAGTVGLSRGITADLSVAGQIIIIVLMLIGRVGPLTIAFTLAHTRGESIQYPAGQMNIG, from the coding sequence TTGTTCCAGTCAATAAAAAAATGGATACTCGGCCTGACGCCTCCTCAGGCCTTGGCCTTATCCTATCTCGGGCTGTCTTTGATCGGCACTTTGCTTCTGAAATTGCCGGGCGCCAGCCATCAGCCGGTGTCATGGATGCAGGCGCTATTCACAGCCGTTTCAGCTTCGACCGTTACCGGACTCGTTGTCGTCGATACCGGCACATATTTTACCTTGTTCGGGCACTGGATATTGCTGATCCTCATGCAATGCGGCGGCTTGGGACTCATGACATTCGGCATCATCGTCATTCACCTGACGCGTGGCCAATTGGCACTGAAACACCGCGCGGCGTTGCGCGAAACGTTCAATCATACCGGACAAGGTGATGTGCGGCGCATAATGCTCTGGGCGATTGGATTTACCGCGATAATGGAATTGCTCGGCACCGTTTTTCTGGCCTTGCAGTGGGTGCCGGAAATGGGTTGGGGCAAGGGGCTGTTTTACAGTTTTTTCCATACGCTTGCGGCATTTAATAACGCGGGCTTTGCGTTAGCGGCGGATAGCCTGACGACCTATGCGGACAATCCCCTGGTTAATAGTGTTATTTCCTTATTGTTTATTTCTGGCGGAATAGGGTTCGTTGTCATCGCCGACATCATAGACAACAAACGCTTCAGGCACTTTGCGCTGCATACCAAGCTGATGCTGGTCGGCACACTGGTTATCAATCTGGTTGCAATGACTGTAATTCTGGTACTTGAATACGGCAATCCCGCCACGCTGGCGGCGCTGCCTGACTGGGGCGCGAAACTATGGACCTCCTGGTTTCAGGCCGTTACCCCGCGCAGCGCCGGCTTTAATACGCTAGATACCGGAGCGCTGTTTCCTTCCACTGCATTTTTCATCATGGGGCTGATGTTCATCGGCGGTGGCAGCGGCTCGACGGCCGGGGGGATAAAGCTCAGTACGTTCATTGTTGTATTGCTGGCGACCTGGGCGTTCTTGCGAGGACAAGAGCGCCCTGTCGTGTTCGGCCGCGGCATTCAGCTCGATATCATCCGGAAATCGCTGGCGATAATCGTTATCTCGCTGCTTTGTGTCAGTACGGGCATATTCTTGCTCACTGTGACCGAAGGCGGAAATTTTCTGGATGTGGCATTTGAAGCAGTGTCGGCCGCCGGCACGGTGGGATTATCGCGGGGAATAACGGCTGATTTATCCGTCGCCGGTCAAATCATCATTATCGTGCTGATGCTGATCGGCCGCGTGGGGCCGCTAACCATCGCATTTACCCTCGCACATACGCGTGGCGAAAGTATCCAGTATCCTGCGGGCCAAATGAATATCGGGTAA